The genomic region AAACTGATTATTCAGTTCCCGTTCCCGATCATTCTGGCGTTGTTGCTGAATGAATTGCGGATGCGTAGAGGGAAAAAATTGTTCCAAACCGTTCTTACGTTCCCGCACTTCCTGTCCTGGATCATCGTATCCGGTGTAGTCATCAATGTGCTGGCATATGACGGACTGGTAAACAGCGCGCTCGGATTACTCGGGTTGCCAACGATTAACTTCCTGGGATCCGAATCCAACTTTGTACCGATGTTGCTGTTAACTGATATTTGGAAATCAAGTGGATGGGGCGCAATTATATTCCTGGCTGCCATTTCCGGTATTGACCAGGATCAGTATGAATCAGCACAGATTGACGGGGCTTCCCGTATGCAACAGATGTTCAGAATTACGTTACCGAACATCCTTCCAACTATCACGATCATGTTTATTTTGTCCGTTGGTGGATTGATGTCTTCCGGTTTCGACCAGATCTTCAACTTGGCGAATGCGGCTACCAAAAATGTATCGGAAGTACTCGATGTATACATCTATCGGATTACGTTCCAGTCATCAACCGATTTCTCATTCTCGACAGCGGTCAGCTTGTTCCGTTCCCTGGTGAATATGGCCTTGCTGCTTCTTGCTGACAGATTTGCCAAGTGGCTTGGCGGAGACGGTTTGTTCCGATAAGAGAGGAGGAGAAATGAAATGAGCAAGAAAGCTAACAAAAAACCGAGAATTGGCACGGAAAGAATGACACTTCTCGATTACTTCATATTTGCGATATTACTTGTGCTTGCCTT from Paenibacillus sp. FSL R5-0341 harbors:
- a CDS encoding ABC transporter permease subunit, with the protein product MKPAAEGPSKKLKGNVKGNSLWTEIWKHRMTYTLLIPGLVWLILFAYMPMGGLSLAFKDYKANLGIWGSPWSGFENFKYVFRDPTFIDAVWRTLYINILKLIIQFPFPIILALLLNELRMRRGKKLFQTVLTFPHFLSWIIVSGVVINVLAYDGLVNSALGLLGLPTINFLGSESNFVPMLLLTDIWKSSGWGAIIFLAAISGIDQDQYESAQIDGASRMQQMFRITLPNILPTITIMFILSVGGLMSSGFDQIFNLANAATKNVSEVLDVYIYRITFQSSTDFSFSTAVSLFRSLVNMALLLLADRFAKWLGGDGLFR